One window of Fusarium keratoplasticum isolate Fu6.1 chromosome 2, whole genome shotgun sequence genomic DNA carries:
- a CDS encoding Thioredox-DsbH domain-containing protein, protein MVASQLTASAKAMRTTPVAGAAAGLSEPLPALQNRAASSRSPYIKDQVSSLVAWQLLDDETVERARKENKLIFLHIGYKACHFCRLMLLESFSNPDCASVLNESFVPVIVDREERPDLDTIYMNYVQAVSNAGGWPLNLFLTPNLEPVFGGTYWPGPAGRRHTTDDSADEVLDFLTIVKKVRDIWSDQESRCRKEATEVLGQLREFAAEGTLGTRNISAASALAPSGWGAPAPSHTSAPKDKDTSVSEELDLDQLEEAYTHIAGTFDPVYGGFGLAPKFLTPPKLAFLLGLLNFPREVQDVVGEAECKHATEMALDTLRHIRDGALHDHVGGTGFSRCSVTPDWSIPNFEKLVVDNAQLLSLYLDAWKSTGGDKPTEFFDIVIELAEYLSSAPIALSEGGFASSEAADSHYRRGDREMREGAYYVWTRREFDSVLDEVNKHMSPVLAAHWAVNEDGNVDEHHDPNDDFINQNILRIDRSVQQLSVQFSIPEDKVRQYVQEGKVALKQRRDKERVRPDLDDKVVAGWNGLVISALAKTALALKNLRPEQSAKYLAVAEKAAKFIQEKLWDSDRKVLYRIWSGERETQAFADDYAYLTQGLLDLFDATGNEAYLVFADTLQQTQLSLFYDPEGAFFSTQASSPHTILRLKDGMDTSVPSTNAISVSNLFRIADLLSDDKLAVNARQTINAFEAEMLQHPWLFPGLLAGVVTARLGSQRRNVNVNYKPERLSA, encoded by the exons ATGGTCGCTTCACAGCTCACTGCgtcggccaaggccatgcgCACCACCCCCGTGGCTGGCGCAGCGGCCGGCCTATCCGAACCGCTCCCAGCTCTTCAAAACCGCGCTGCTTCTAGTCGGAGCCCGTACATCAAAGATCAGGTCAGCAGCTTAGTTGCGTGGCAGCTGCTGGACGACGAGACCGTGGAGCGCGCGAGGAAGGAGAATAAGCTGATCTTTCTGCACATTGGCTACAAGGCGTGTCACT TCTGCCGCCTCATGCTGCTAGAGTCCTTCTCTAATCCCGATTGCGCCTCCGTCCTGAACGAGTCCTTCGTCCCCGTCATCGTCGACCGAGAAGAGCGCCCCgacctcgacaccatctACATGAACTATGTTCAGGCCGTGAGCAACGCTGGCGGCTGGCCCTTGAACTTGTTCCTCACGCCAAACCTGGAGCCTGTGTTTGGTGGTACTTACTGGCCTGGTCCTGCAGGGAGACGGCATACTACTGATGACAGTGCCGACGAAGTTCTCGATTTCCTCACCATCGTGAAAAAGGTCCGAGATATCTGGAGCGACCAAGAATCACGTTGCCGAAAGGAAGCGACCGAGGTTCTCGGACAGCTTCGGGAATTCGCAGCTGAGGGTACCCTGGGCACTAGAAACATCTCGGCAGCCTCAGCTCTCGCGCCATCAGGCTGGGGCGCACCAGCTCCCAGTCATACGAGTGctcccaaggacaaggatacTTCAGTGTCGGAGGAGTTGGACTTGGaccagctggaggaggcttATACCCACATTGCTGGGACCTTTGACCCTGTTTACGGAGGCTTCGGTCTTGCGCCCAAGTTCCTGACGCCCCCGAAGCTGGCTTTCCTGCTCGGACTTCTTAACTTTCCCCGAGAGGTGCAAgatgttgttggcgaggCAGAGTGCAAACATGCCACAGAGATGGCTCTCGATACTCTGCGCCACATCCGCGACGGTGCGCTGCATGATCATGTTGGAGGCACTGGATTCTCGCGCTGTTCCGTGACCCCAGACTGGAGTATTCCTAActttgagaagctggtgGTGGACAATGCGCAGCTCCTTTCACTGTATCTTGACGCATGGAAATCGACTGGAGGGGACAAGCCAACAGAGTTTTtcgacatcgtcatcgaACTCGCCGAGTATCTTTCGTCGGCCCCGATTGCTCTCTCCGAGGGAGGCTTTGCGTCTAGCGAAGCAGCTGATTCGCACTATAGACGAGGCGATAGGGAGATGCGAGAAGGCGCGTACTATGTGTGGACGAGACGAGAGTTCGATTCGGTGCTTGATGAGGTCAACAAACACATGAGCCCCGTCCTAGCTGCTCATTGGGCTGTCAACGAGGACGGAAACGTGGACGAGCATCACGATCCCAACGACGATTTTATCAACCAGAACATCCTCAGGATTGACCGAAGTGTCCAGCAGCTTAGCGTTCAGTTCAGCATTCCCGAGGACAAGGTCCGACAATATGTCCAAGAAGGAAAGGTGGCCCTCAAGCAAAGAAGGGATAAGGAACGCGTGCGACCAGACTTGGACGACAAGGTTGTTGCAGGATGGAACGGCCTGGTGATATCCGCGCTTGCCAAGACCGCCTTGGCATTAAAGAATCTCAGGCCCGAACAGAGCGCCAAGTACCTGGCTGTGGCAGAGAAGGCGGCCAAGTTTATTCAGGAGAAGCTCTGGGATAGCGACCGCAAGGTTCTGTACAGGATATGGTCGGGCGAGAGGGAGACGCAAGCCTTTGCGGATGACTACGCCTACTTGACACAAGGCCTCCTGGACCTCTTTGATGCGACAGGGAACGAGGCGTACTTGGTGTTTGCTGATACTCTACAGC AAACACAGCTGTCGTTGTTCTACGACCCTGAGGGTGCATTCTTTTCGACACAGGCATCCAGCCCACACACTATCCTGCgcctcaaggacggcatGGACACATCCGTCCCGTCGACCAACGCCATCAGTGTGTCCAACCTCTTCCGCATCGCAGATCTGCTGTCGGACGATAAGCTCGCTGTCAACGCACGACAGACCATCAACGCCTttgaggccgagatgctccagCATCCCTGGCTCTTCCCGGGTCTGCTTGCAGGCGTCGTGACAGCGAGGTTGGGGAGCCAGCGAAGGAACGTGAACGTCAACTATAAGCCCGAGAGACTTTCAGCATGA
- a CDS encoding EST1-DNA-bind domain-containing protein has product MDNIADKWVGYLRNRDRQDKGGGPNSFPCPECNLEVGNSLESWRSHVASDPEHQQRWPTEQEVENTFNQYVQQTSAKPDASLNNRKRQAGETPASNNIAEPDDTREAKRRSPPPTNPQTPSSPSNNRSRARNDPRIDQGRPHKNTSGRQLWTSEDGIPSKTPQNQGRAVPIASQRQPPSNQNNPITAPQSSPQPGQDDDNTSVMIPQPETRPISQDQLVAEVKGIYAGLVMVETKCIEVDNAQSSNAESNPKLNNDQWQALIALHRTLLHEHHDFFLASQHPSASPALRRLASKYAMPARMWRHGIHSFLELLRHRLPASLEHMLTFLYLAYSIVALLYETVPAFEDTWIECLGDLGRYRMAIEDDCIRDRETWTGVSRHWYSKASDKSPTTGRLYHHLAILARPNALQQLSYYTKSLCVLIPFPSARESIMTLFDPVLSKSPNRLAPIDAAFVRVHGILFSGKSKDRLEESMDEFIGQLDSYIGRVTKRWLDAGYYIGISTGCSLLGYGSESNLLMRAMSQKPEDNDVAMDGSSIVEANPDETFKQALDFAVRIIETVMRRWGDTNTLPFLHTVLVFMNHMTRFPGAISHIEGAFPWKLTSLMLNSLLVSCEAGYEVHSDFRRPERELPRPLPEDFAMRGLIYSEDYFPSDWFKNDKIDEDEKYFELGSMVEERKDRILSLGCKMATSGSWLIWNPDTRQFTVPAKYDVELEDVPA; this is encoded by the exons ATGGACAACATCGCAGACAAATGGGTTGGCTACCTCCGAAACCGAGATCGCCAGGATAAGGGAGGAGGTCCGAATAGTTTCCCATGCCCCGAGTgcaacctcgaggttggGAATAGCCTCGAATCCTGGCGAAGTCACGTCGCGTCGGACCCTGAGCACCAACAGCGGTGGCCTACGGAGCAGGAGGTAGAAAACACCTTCAACCAATACGTTCAACAAAC ATCGGCAAAGCCCGATGCATCTCTAAATAACCGCAAACGCCAGGCGGGCGAGACACCGGCGTCCAACAACATCGCCGAGCCTGATGACACGCGCGAGGCTAAGCGCCGGTCCCCACCACCGACCAATCCCCAGACACCATCAAGTCCTTCCAACAATCGAAGCCGAGCCCGAAACGACCCTCGCATCGATCAGGGAAGGCCTCACAAGAATACATCTGGGCGACAACTCTGGACCTCGGAGGATGGCATCCCTTCCAAGACCCCTCAAAACCAGGGTCGAGCTGTGCCCATCGCCTCGCAAAGGCAGCCACCTTCGAATCAGAACAACCCCATCACGGCGCCTCAGAGTTCGCCTCAGCCTGGGCAAGATGACGACAATACATCAGTCATGATACCTCAGCCAGAGACCAGGCCTATCTCTCAAGATCAACTAGTTGCCGAAGTAAAAGGCATATATGCCGGTCTCGTCATGGTTGAAACAAAATGCATCGAAGTTGACAATGCTCAATCCTCTAATGCCGAGTCAAATCCTAAGCTCAATAACGACCAGTGGCAAGCCCTGATCGCTCTACACAGAACACTGTTGCATGAGCATCATGACTTTTTCCTTGCTAGTCAACATCCATCCGCCAGTCCTGCGTTGCGACGACTAGCATCCAAATATGCGATGCCTGCGCGCATGTGGCGACACGGCATCCATTCGTTCCTTGAACTTTTGAGACACAGACTGCCTGCGTCTTTGGAACACATGCTTACGTTTTTATACCTGGCATATAGCATTGTCGCTCTTTTGTACGAGACTGTGCCTGCCTTTGAGGATACTTGGATTGAATGCTTGGGAGATTTGGGTCGATACAGaatggccatcgaggacgacTGCATTCGAGACCGCGAGACCTGGACTGGCGTGAGTCGTCATTGGTACAGCAAGGCTTCTGATAAGTCTCCTACAACCGGCCGATTGTACCATCACCTTGCTATTCTTGCAAGGCCCAATGCCTTACAACAGCTTTCTTACTACACAAAGTCACTCTGTGTCCTGATCCCTTTCCCTAGCGCTCGGGAGAGCATCATGACCCTATTTGACCCAGTATTGAGCAAGAGCCCCAACCGCCTGGCGCCAATCGATGCAGCTTTTGTGAGGGTTCATGGCATTCTCTTTTCCGGAAAGTCCAAGGACAGGCTTGAAGAGTCGATGGACGAATTCATTGGGCAGCTCGACAGCTATATTGGACGCGTAACAAAGAGATGGCTGGACGCAGG ATATTATATCGGCATTTCTACTGGCTGCTCTCTTCTGGGCTATGGCTCCGAATCCAATTTGCTTATGCGGGCCATGTCACAAAAGCCTGAAGACAACGACGTTGCCATGGACGGAAGCTCTATCGTAGAGGCGAATCCGGATGAGACGTTCAAGCAGGCCCTTGACTTCGCGGTGCGAATTATCGAGACGGTGATGCGACGATGGGGTGACACTAATACGCTCCCATTCCTGCACACCGTGCTGGTATTCATGAACCATATGACGCGATTCCCAGGGGCCATTTCTCACATTGAAGGGGCTTTCCCATGGAAGCTGACATCTCTGATGCTCAACTCCCTTCTGGTATCATGCGAGGCCGGTTACGAAGTGCACTCCGATTTCCGACGTCCTGAAAGGGAGTTGCCCCGGCCTCTACCTGAGGACTTTGCCATGCGTGGATTGATCTACTCAGAGGACTACTTCCCCAGCGATTGGTTCAAAAACGACAAAATTGATGAGGACGAGAAATATTTTGAGCTGGGGTCCATGGtagaagagagaaaggatCGAATCCTTTCTCTCGGCTGCAAGATGGCCACCTCGGGATCCTGGCTCATCTGGAACCCAGACACCCGTCAATTCACCGTCCCGGCCAAGTATGATGTGGAACTGGAGGATGTCCCAGCCTGA
- a CDS encoding Autophagy-related protein 29, translating to MAEPTYTVFVRVPMPRGDFVDPPPVNWDSNKDEALWKILSGAAKTEIDWSEVADRFDVPVDFLLQQVAYLTERHASQVRAQVRKATAAVRGSAAPSPVPDSSGPGHQRAPSSLSIRRDSPMPRNEVGSGTGTPLNASIRPVISRNPSTNTTVLRDMTGGSASPRPGMGITSTRAGEQRRRLTSLPISNVPKSPERVAQPDPSPDEQSASPGPADDSSTMSSEDESSPAQSRIIRRPPRFQQNDGGTYEDDDDDESEPAFQPYTAPSNQTSAQDLGSTLREDGRGSGKRFHKKHGKEAIHQSQTSDSSASSAAMIHRPGKSREQRTPGPLSPRRAAELAGRSPGSKSRGYSREGSDGTPSMGSSFSDLDDASVTQSALEEALASHMNRGAGSRFSISQAFRSRYTPSSNQ from the exons ATGGCTGAGCCGACATACACCGTATTCGTCCGGGTGCCCATGCCCCGGGGTGACTTTGTCGATCCTCCCCCA GTGAACTGGGACTCCAACAAGGACGAGGCTCTGTGGAAGATCCTATCTGGAGCCGCGAAAACGGAAATTGACT GGAGTGAGGT TGCCGATCGCTTCGATGTTCCCGTCGACTTCCTTCTACAGCAGGTCGCATATCTCACCGAACGACATGCCTCACAGGTCCGCGCCCAGGTCCGAAAGGCCACTGCCGCCGTCCGCGGCTCGGCCGCCCCATCACCAGTACCAGACTCCTCAGGACCTGGTCATCAACGAGCGCCGTCCTCTCTATCGATTCGACGAGATTCACCCATGCCGCGCAACGAGGTGGGAAGCGGCACCGGGACCCCGCTGAATGCATCGATACGACCAGTCATCTCACGGAATCCTTCGACGAATACCACAGTTCTGCGGGACATGACGGGAGGTTCGGCGTCGCCCCGACCGGGAATGGGCATAACATCAACACGGGCCGGCGAACAACGAAGACGTCTGACATCACTGCCCATCTCAAACGTACCTAAGTCACCGGAGAGAGTAGCGCAGCCAGATCCATCACCAGACGAACAAAGCGCGTCGCCCGGGCCAGCAGATGATAGTTCGACCATGTCATCTGAGGATGAATCCAGCCCTGCACAGTCTCGAATTATTCGACGGCCTCCTCGATTCCAACAGAACGATGGAGGAACGtatgaagatgatgatgacgacgagtcAGAGCCTGCCTTTCAACCCTACACAGCCCCGTCAAATCAGACCTCTGCCCAGGACCTTGGTTCAACACTGCGGGAGGACGGGCGGGGCTCAGGCAAACGGTTCCATAAGAAACATGGAAAGGAGGCCATCCACCAGTCCCAGACATCTGACTCTTCGGCTAGCTCTGCTGCAATGATCCATCGGCCAGGCAAGTCGCGCGAACAGCGGACACCCGGACCCCTTTCACCACGTCGAGCGGCGGAGCTGGCTGGCCGCAGTCCAGGCAGCAAGAGCAGGGGATACTCCCGTGAAGGCAGCGACGGAACGCCCAGCATGGGTAGCAGTTTCAGTGATCTTGACG ATGCCTCTGTAACGCAGTCTgccttggaggaggcatTGGCTAGCCATATGAATCGGGGCGCGGGAAGCCGCTTCAGTATTAGCCAGGCTTTCCGCAGCCGATACACCCCCAGCTCCAACCAGTGA